The Shewanella sp. MTB7 genome includes a window with the following:
- the selB gene encoding selenocysteine-specific translation elongation factor: MHFVIGTAGHVDHGKTALIKALTGIETAHLPQEKNRGMTIDLGFAHFNDEQNNMIGVIDVPGHERFIRNMVAGVWSLDMVLFVVAADEGWMQMSTDHLRVIQAMGIKQVLLVITKADLVDQQTLELVEEEALEQFMDVAGILPDSVSVSAHQDIGINELKRKIGHQLSILQRPILAQGAHLYIDRIFTVNGIGTTVTGSLCGGEFHVGQKLIIQPSGQAVQVKSLQSYHQSIEKAEMVSRVAVCLKGVKKKELERGYCLIPADNKGNIKNIVMDECIVRLDELPEKGTCRNNSEIEVALGTFNTRATIFFFKDTRLARIRLKQSASCFWNQRILLIQHGGSKILNSGSILWTGMVPRHMRTLLAALLDKAPETLQWCDYIKLNLQLYGYAQAEDMDLELGGDIIRCDDWLFLPASYQTTQNQVLALLESGPMSFSLMELSSKLNIPASALKPVLTALLNNGQLRCDELLYSLGNGHSEESLSDVGKKILGLIRSNDKQGFEADKEKVAGAQKELRNLVRQAFVVPLEGKIYYDCEVYEQLMADIICGYQLHERFTIAEARERTGLSRKYIIPILNRMEKDGWIKRYENDREVLKLFNFSFPDISLDVNSFV, translated from the coding sequence ATGCATTTTGTAATTGGTACGGCTGGCCATGTAGATCATGGTAAGACAGCTCTGATTAAAGCACTGACAGGCATCGAAACGGCGCATTTACCCCAAGAAAAAAATCGTGGTATGACAATCGATCTCGGTTTTGCTCATTTTAATGATGAGCAAAACAATATGATTGGAGTTATTGATGTTCCTGGTCACGAACGTTTTATCCGTAACATGGTGGCGGGTGTCTGGAGTCTGGACATGGTGCTATTTGTGGTCGCGGCCGATGAAGGCTGGATGCAGATGTCGACGGATCATCTAAGAGTGATTCAAGCCATGGGGATTAAGCAGGTGTTGCTGGTGATCACTAAGGCTGATTTAGTCGATCAGCAGACACTAGAACTTGTTGAGGAGGAAGCATTAGAGCAGTTTATGGATGTTGCAGGAATTTTGCCTGACTCCGTCTCTGTGTCAGCTCATCAAGATATAGGTATTAATGAATTAAAGCGGAAAATAGGTCATCAATTAAGCATACTACAGCGTCCAATATTGGCCCAAGGCGCTCATCTGTATATTGACCGCATCTTTACCGTAAACGGCATAGGGACAACAGTGACTGGGAGTCTTTGTGGCGGTGAGTTTCATGTTGGCCAAAAGTTGATCATCCAGCCGAGTGGACAAGCAGTACAGGTGAAGAGTTTACAGTCTTATCATCAGAGTATTGAAAAAGCTGAGATGGTTTCACGGGTAGCGGTATGTTTGAAAGGGGTTAAGAAAAAAGAGCTTGAACGGGGCTATTGTTTAATTCCAGCAGACAATAAAGGTAATATTAAAAACATTGTCATGGATGAATGTATAGTTAGGTTAGATGAGTTGCCTGAAAAAGGGACATGTCGTAACAACAGTGAGATTGAAGTCGCTCTAGGTACTTTTAATACGCGCGCAACTATTTTCTTTTTTAAAGATACTCGTCTGGCTAGGATTCGTCTAAAGCAAAGCGCTAGCTGTTTTTGGAATCAACGGATTTTGTTGATTCAACATGGCGGCAGTAAAATTCTCAATAGTGGCAGTATATTGTGGACCGGTATGGTGCCGCGTCATATGCGGACACTCTTGGCAGCGCTACTTGATAAAGCACCGGAAACATTGCAGTGGTGTGATTACATTAAGTTGAATCTGCAACTGTATGGTTATGCTCAAGCTGAAGATATGGATCTTGAACTTGGTGGTGATATTATTCGCTGTGACGATTGGCTATTTCTCCCAGCTAGTTACCAAACAACACAGAATCAAGTGTTAGCTCTGTTAGAAAGTGGGCCCATGTCGTTCTCTTTGATGGAGCTAAGTAGCAAATTAAATATACCCGCTTCAGCACTTAAACCCGTGTTAACCGCCTTGCTGAATAATGGTCAGTTACGCTGCGATGAACTGTTATATAGTTTGGGAAATGGTCATTCAGAAGAGTCCTTATCTGATGTGGGCAAAAAGATTTTAGGTTTGATTAGATCGAATGATAAACAAGGCTTTGAAGCCGATAAAGAGAAGGTTGCTGGTGCCCAAAAAGAGCTGAGAAACTTGGTTAGGCAGGCGTTTGTCGTGCCACTTGAGGGTAAAATTTACTATGATTGCGAAGTTTATGAGCAGCTAATGGCCGATATTATTTGTGGTTACCAGTTACATGAACGTTTTACCATCGCAGAAGCGCGCGAGCGCACAGGTTTATCCCGTAAGTACATTATTCCAATTCTTAATAGAATGGAGAAAGATGGGTGGATAAAACGATACGAGAATGATCGAGAAGTACTGAAATTATTTAATTTTTCATTTCCTGATATTAGTCTTGACGTTAATAGTTTTGTTTAG
- the selA gene encoding L-seryl-tRNA(Sec) selenium transferase, translating into MSIQNAAQFPQIEKIIQQPFLAPYVETLSRQFVSRIVKNIVAEYKQECIDAGGFSHFSSDRLYSLIELSCKTFQRQRLRKVINATGVVVHTNLGRSPIDPELWLSVTELNTGYCNLELDLHTGKRGKRKGMLPRLMHELVKGEDTLVVNNNAAAIYLMLHELAKGKEVIVSRGEQVQIGGGFRIPDILAQSGAKLVEVGATNITTLEDYLDAVTDNTAMVLVVHTSNYKIRGFTQSPDLSELAKYLPDHVILAVDQGSGMTTESFPDELSVSHYLRAGVDLVCFSGDKIIGGPQSGFITGKQMLIERMEKNPMMRAFRPGRIIYSLLEELLVRKLNADNAGRGIAESRFRRPESEQRAMAEKLAALSPDQLSVVPSQMTIGGGSLPDENFPSWSLQVHMSQSPDRLLNIMRSWPIPVIGMVKHDKVLLSMATLSSKELEYVATQMKELLEVCIL; encoded by the coding sequence ATGTCTATCCAAAATGCTGCCCAATTTCCCCAAATTGAAAAAATAATTCAACAACCTTTTCTTGCTCCCTATGTTGAAACCTTAAGTCGTCAGTTTGTCTCCCGTATCGTCAAGAATATCGTTGCTGAATATAAGCAAGAGTGCATTGATGCCGGTGGTTTTTCTCATTTCAGTAGTGATCGACTCTATTCACTCATAGAACTTAGCTGTAAAACCTTCCAACGCCAACGTCTGAGAAAGGTCATTAACGCCACTGGCGTGGTGGTTCATACGAACCTAGGTCGCTCTCCCATTGATCCCGAGTTGTGGCTATCGGTGACAGAACTCAATACCGGCTACTGTAACCTTGAACTTGATCTGCACACGGGGAAACGGGGTAAGCGTAAAGGCATGCTTCCTAGACTGATGCACGAGTTAGTAAAAGGTGAGGACACCTTGGTGGTTAACAATAATGCTGCCGCTATCTATTTGATGTTGCATGAACTGGCTAAAGGTAAAGAGGTCATTGTTTCACGGGGAGAGCAAGTTCAAATTGGAGGTGGCTTTCGTATTCCGGATATTTTGGCACAGTCAGGTGCAAAATTGGTCGAGGTTGGTGCAACCAATATCACGACGTTGGAAGATTATCTCGATGCGGTAACTGATAATACCGCAATGGTATTAGTGGTACACACTTCTAACTATAAGATCCGTGGTTTTACTCAATCACCGGATCTGTCTGAACTGGCAAAATATCTACCTGATCATGTTATTTTAGCCGTGGATCAAGGCTCTGGTATGACTACCGAATCCTTTCCTGATGAATTGAGTGTCAGCCATTACTTAAGAGCGGGCGTCGACCTTGTTTGTTTCTCTGGTGATAAAATTATCGGTGGTCCTCAGTCTGGTTTTATCACAGGTAAACAAATGCTTATCGAGAGAATGGAAAAGAATCCTATGATGCGGGCTTTTCGGCCGGGACGAATTATCTATTCCCTTTTGGAAGAGTTATTAGTGCGCAAGTTGAATGCTGATAATGCGGGTAGAGGGATTGCTGAAAGTCGTTTTCGAAGACCTGAGAGTGAGCAGCGTGCTATGGCGGAAAAATTAGCAGCCTTATCCCCAGATCAATTGAGTGTAGTACCAAGTCAAATGACGATTGGTGGTGGATCCTTACCCGATGAAAACTTTCCCTCTTGGTCCTTGCAAGTTCACATGAGTCAATCCCCGGATCGACTACTCAATATCATGCGTAGTTGGCCTATTCCTGTTATCGGCATGGTTAAACATGACAAGGTGTTACTGAGCATGGCCACGCTATCGAGTAAAGAGTTGGAATATGTAGCGACTCAAATGAAGGAGTTACTTGAAGTATGCATTTTGTAA
- a CDS encoding GrdX family protein — MNKKLILISNNPSLLNDMLFPTQIVAESNIDVINQCRDQIHAGAKLVTHPLAGSIKPWETPYRSILIQVKPEIQGQASLDMHSLEMIESAIQKYNTKLVGINKPKPTLKSDADFQLVDKELMLSALKSLR, encoded by the coding sequence ATGAATAAAAAACTTATTTTAATATCAAACAATCCTAGCTTACTCAATGACATGTTATTTCCAACTCAGATCGTTGCCGAGAGTAATATTGATGTTATTAACCAATGCAGAGATCAAATCCATGCAGGGGCCAAATTAGTAACACACCCTTTAGCGGGTAGTATAAAACCTTGGGAAACGCCTTATCGATCTATATTAATACAAGTTAAACCAGAAATTCAGGGGCAGGCCTCTCTAGATATGCACTCATTAGAGATGATTGAGTCCGCAATCCAAAAATACAATACCAAACTAGTAGGGATTAATAAACCTAAACCTACCCTCAAGTCAGATGCTGACTTTCAATTAGTGGATAAAGAACTCATGTTGTCGGCTCTAAAATCGCTACGCTAG
- a CDS encoding glycine/betaine/sarcosine/D-proline family reductase selenoprotein B: MTIKVVHYINQFFGQKGGEEMAHIPMEVVEGQVGVGAQLNAAMAGKGEITHTIICGDSYFNENESLSCYGIKEILQQLKPDLVVAGPAFNAGRYGMACGMVAKVAHELGITTISGIYVENPGYEMFRNFAYFAETSNSAAGMRKAAPAMAHLINRFIETEGKLGSPEDEGYMPRGLRVNYFADKRGSERAVDMLIAKLEGTTTTEYPMPVFDRVDPQPAILDPTTAVFALVTSGGVVPKGNPDRIESSSASKFGTYSIEGLDTITSETHETAHGGYDPVACNQNPNRVLPVDVLRDMEREGKIGKLHDIYYATVGNGTSVANSKAYGEAIAMELLKAGVTAAIFTSTUGTCTRCGATMLKEIEKVMPVVHIATVVPISLTVGANRIVPAIAIPHPLGDPKATPEEEKHQRRMLVEKAIKGLMTEITDQTVF; encoded by the coding sequence ATGACAATTAAAGTTGTACATTATATTAATCAGTTCTTCGGCCAAAAAGGCGGCGAAGAGATGGCACATATTCCGATGGAGGTTGTTGAAGGCCAAGTCGGTGTGGGCGCGCAGTTAAACGCTGCAATGGCAGGTAAGGGTGAAATTACTCATACCATTATTTGTGGTGACTCATATTTTAACGAAAATGAATCACTGAGCTGTTACGGCATTAAAGAGATACTGCAACAGCTTAAGCCTGATTTAGTCGTAGCGGGACCTGCATTTAACGCCGGCCGTTATGGTATGGCTTGTGGTATGGTGGCAAAAGTCGCCCATGAACTGGGTATTACTACGATTTCAGGCATCTATGTTGAAAACCCTGGTTACGAGATGTTCCGTAATTTTGCCTATTTTGCAGAAACATCGAACAGTGCAGCTGGCATGCGAAAAGCCGCTCCTGCTATGGCACATCTTATCAATCGTTTTATTGAAACTGAAGGTAAGTTAGGCTCGCCTGAAGATGAAGGTTATATGCCTCGTGGCTTAAGGGTTAACTATTTTGCTGATAAGCGCGGCTCTGAGCGTGCAGTTGATATGTTAATTGCTAAGCTTGAGGGCACTACCACTACTGAATACCCAATGCCGGTGTTCGATCGTGTTGACCCCCAACCTGCGATACTTGATCCCACTACCGCAGTATTTGCCTTAGTGACGTCTGGTGGTGTGGTACCTAAAGGGAATCCAGATAGGATTGAGTCTTCCAGTGCATCAAAGTTTGGTACTTATAGCATTGAAGGGTTGGATACTATTACTTCTGAGACCCATGAAACTGCCCACGGTGGTTATGATCCAGTTGCCTGTAATCAGAATCCAAACCGAGTTTTACCTGTCGATGTTCTACGTGATATGGAAAGAGAAGGTAAGATTGGTAAGTTGCATGATATCTATTATGCAACTGTGGGTAATGGTACCTCTGTTGCTAACTCTAAAGCTTATGGTGAAGCCATCGCCATGGAACTGCTAAAGGCCGGGGTTACTGCTGCCATTTTTACATCCACTTGAGGCACTTGTACTCGTTGCGGTGCAACGATGCTAAAAGAAATTGAAAAAGTAATGCCAGTTGTTCATATTGCGACTGTGGTCCCTATCTCCTTAACTGTCGGTGCTAACCGTATTGTTCCAGCGATTGCTATTCCGCATCCACTGGGCGATCCAAAAGCAACGCCAGAGGAAGAGAAGCACCAACGTCGTATGTTGGTAGAAAAGGCGATTAAGGGTCTGATGACTGAGATAACCGATCAAACGGTATTTTAA
- a CDS encoding glycine/sarcosine/betaine reductase component B subunit produces the protein MKLEVGNIHIGDLVFGPQSELLGNKLVINEQELNAFLVDIDHRISSIELAIAKPGDSTRIMPVKDVIEPRVKVEGKGHIFPGRHLGEEDMVGEGRTHVLKGMSVVTTGSIVGFQEGIIDMSGPGAEYTPYSSLMNLVITCEVNDKCNQYDHEFILRMIGHEAARWLGKLSISATPDEIETYETKPMLEQAALYPELPKVGYIYMLQSQGLLHDTYYYGVDVKGILPTLMYPTEVMDGAITSGNCVSACDKNTSYIHQNSPVIHDLYKHHGSKYNFMGVIVTNENVTLKDKERSSNFVAKLATQMGWDAVIVSEEGFGNPDADLIMNSRKLTEAGLKVVLMTDEYAGQNGESQSLADAHPSADAVISNGNANQLITLPPMQRVIGLDSYADTVAGGFDGSLHADGSITVELQAILGATCELGFHNLTSKQG, from the coding sequence ATGAAACTTGAAGTTGGCAACATTCACATTGGTGACTTGGTCTTTGGGCCACAAAGTGAATTACTCGGAAATAAACTGGTGATTAATGAGCAGGAACTTAATGCGTTCCTCGTTGACATTGATCATCGCATTTCAAGCATTGAACTGGCCATTGCCAAGCCGGGTGATAGTACCCGTATTATGCCAGTCAAAGATGTCATCGAGCCTAGAGTGAAGGTTGAAGGGAAAGGTCATATTTTCCCTGGTCGCCATCTTGGTGAAGAGGATATGGTTGGTGAAGGGCGTACTCATGTACTTAAAGGTATGTCAGTTGTCACTACAGGCAGCATAGTCGGATTCCAAGAAGGTATCATCGACATGAGTGGTCCTGGTGCTGAATATACTCCTTACTCCTCACTGATGAATCTGGTTATTACCTGTGAAGTTAATGACAAGTGCAATCAATACGATCACGAATTTATCTTACGCATGATTGGGCATGAAGCGGCACGTTGGTTAGGTAAGTTGTCTATTTCAGCCACACCTGATGAGATCGAGACCTACGAAACTAAGCCTATGTTAGAGCAGGCTGCCTTGTATCCAGAACTGCCTAAAGTGGGCTATATCTACATGTTGCAAAGTCAGGGACTATTGCATGACACCTATTATTATGGTGTTGATGTGAAAGGGATCTTGCCAACATTAATGTATCCAACAGAAGTGATGGATGGGGCTATCACCAGCGGCAACTGTGTTTCTGCTTGTGATAAGAACACCTCTTATATTCATCAAAATAGTCCTGTTATTCACGATCTTTATAAACATCATGGCAGTAAATATAACTTCATGGGTGTCATTGTGACTAACGAGAACGTGACGTTGAAAGACAAAGAGCGTTCATCTAATTTCGTCGCCAAGTTGGCAACGCAGATGGGCTGGGATGCCGTCATTGTCAGTGAAGAGGGCTTTGGTAATCCAGACGCCGACTTGATCATGAACAGCCGTAAGTTGACTGAAGCTGGCTTGAAAGTGGTTTTGATGACCGATGAGTATGCTGGTCAAAATGGCGAGAGTCAGTCACTGGCTGATGCACATCCATCGGCAGATGCGGTGATCTCTAACGGTAATGCTAACCAGTTGATCACTCTGCCGCCAATGCAGCGTGTTATTGGGTTGGATTCTTATGCTGATACGGTTGCGGGTGGATTTGACGGTAGTTTACATGCCGATGGCTCTATCACCGTGGAGTTGCAGGCCATTCTTGGTGCTACCTGCGAACTTGGGTTCCATAACTTAACATCTAAGCAAGGTTAA
- the selD gene encoding selenide, water dikinase SelD: MSDKVRLTQMTKKAGUASKIGPGAMAQVLRLITPLFPEHEHPNLMVGLAVSDDAAVYKINDDVAVIQTLDFFTPIVDDPYDFGAIAAANALSDVYAMGGEATLAMNIFCVPPELPDEVVAQILKGGADKVREAGAVLVGGHTVEDSEPKFGLSVMGIIHPSKVQTKAAVTAGDVLVLTKPIGNGVVSTAAKRGKATTEHIQLATNSMKALNRSAAQIFSRYPIKACTDITGYSLLGHGLEMAEKSGVCLHIDANAVPFFDGVKEYAEQGLLPGGAKRNLDEYRQRLHFSDDLSELWRLKLCCPETSGGLLAAVPKASLPELLQEFSKLGEPCWVVGHAEHGEGIRIF, translated from the coding sequence ATGAGCGATAAAGTGCGTTTGACGCAAATGACCAAGAAAGCGGGTTGAGCCTCTAAGATTGGCCCTGGTGCCATGGCGCAGGTTCTGCGTTTGATAACCCCTTTGTTCCCTGAACATGAACACCCTAACCTTATGGTTGGTCTAGCCGTTAGTGATGATGCTGCGGTTTACAAAATAAATGACGATGTAGCCGTTATCCAAACTTTGGATTTCTTTACCCCCATTGTCGATGATCCCTATGATTTTGGCGCTATCGCAGCAGCCAATGCATTAAGTGACGTTTATGCCATGGGCGGCGAAGCAACTCTGGCGATGAATATCTTCTGTGTTCCGCCTGAATTGCCTGATGAAGTTGTGGCACAAATTCTCAAAGGTGGCGCAGATAAAGTGCGCGAAGCTGGCGCCGTGCTAGTCGGCGGTCATACCGTTGAAGATAGCGAACCCAAATTTGGCCTGTCGGTCATGGGTATTATTCACCCTTCAAAAGTGCAAACCAAAGCCGCTGTTACTGCTGGAGATGTGTTGGTGTTGACTAAACCCATAGGCAACGGCGTGGTTTCAACGGCGGCTAAACGGGGCAAGGCGACGACTGAGCATATTCAGCTAGCCACTAACAGCATGAAAGCGCTAAACCGCAGCGCGGCTCAAATATTCTCTCGTTATCCCATTAAAGCCTGCACCGATATTACCGGTTATTCCCTCTTAGGGCACGGACTGGAAATGGCGGAGAAGAGTGGCGTCTGTTTACATATTGATGCTAATGCAGTGCCCTTTTTTGATGGTGTGAAGGAGTATGCCGAGCAGGGACTCCTTCCTGGCGGCGCTAAACGAAATCTGGATGAGTATCGGCAGCGATTACATTTTTCCGATGACTTATCAGAACTGTGGCGGCTGAAACTGTGTTGCCCAGAAACCTCTGGCGGCTTGCTTGCTGCTGTGCCGAAAGCAAGTTTGCCTGAATTATTACAAGAATTTTCTAAGCTAGGTGAACCATGTTGGGTGGTTGGACATGCCGAACATGGAGAAGGGATCAGGATTTTCTGA
- the grdD gene encoding glycine/sarcosine/betaine reductase complex component C subunit alpha — MGNINKQLADIFSDMADGLLSGQFGAKKRIGLTLVGSEHGADELHRAAKMVARQYPDIEPVLIGQTIETEFELHQADDLHACHSVMEALLKNNEIDGCVTLHYNFPLGVSTFGKVVTPSLGREMIIASTTGTTDTHRIAAMLKNTINGIALAKATGINQPTVGILNIDGAALVERYLKRLQQQGYDIRFTESSREDGGVCMRGNDLLKGTPDVMVTDSLTGNLMMKMFSSFTTGGSYEASGYGYGPGLGEGSQHLVAIISRASGAPVIAGAMRLCADAVIGQALAITEAEMKLAKKAGLDLILTELKQAKTEVATKPVVVAPATKITDADISGIDILEIEDACESLWSVGIFARTGMGCTGPIVMIAAADKDKAREHLHTKQYL, encoded by the coding sequence ATGGGTAACATAAACAAACAGCTTGCTGATATTTTCAGTGATATGGCTGATGGTTTGTTAAGTGGTCAGTTTGGTGCAAAAAAACGTATAGGGTTAACCTTAGTCGGCAGTGAACATGGCGCTGATGAGTTGCACCGTGCCGCAAAGATGGTGGCTCGTCAGTATCCAGATATTGAGCCTGTGCTTATCGGTCAAACGATAGAAACTGAGTTTGAACTGCATCAAGCTGATGATCTGCATGCTTGCCACAGTGTGATGGAAGCACTCCTTAAAAACAATGAGATAGACGGCTGTGTCACCCTGCATTACAACTTTCCATTAGGGGTAAGTACGTTTGGTAAAGTTGTTACGCCATCTCTTGGACGAGAGATGATAATAGCTTCTACCACTGGCACAACGGATACCCATCGCATTGCGGCTATGCTGAAAAATACCATTAATGGTATTGCTCTGGCGAAGGCGACGGGAATTAACCAGCCGACGGTGGGCATCCTGAATATTGATGGTGCTGCGCTGGTGGAACGCTATCTGAAAAGATTGCAACAGCAAGGTTATGACATCAGGTTTACCGAGTCTTCTCGTGAAGATGGTGGCGTGTGTATGCGCGGTAATGACCTGCTTAAGGGCACGCCAGATGTGATGGTGACTGATAGTCTAACCGGTAATTTAATGATGAAGATGTTCTCATCATTTACTACAGGTGGCAGCTACGAAGCATCGGGTTACGGTTATGGTCCTGGATTGGGAGAGGGCAGCCAGCATCTGGTTGCAATTATCTCGCGCGCATCCGGTGCCCCTGTTATTGCTGGAGCCATGCGATTATGTGCAGACGCAGTTATTGGTCAGGCACTAGCGATTACCGAAGCTGAGATGAAGTTGGCAAAGAAAGCGGGTTTAGATCTGATTTTAACTGAGCTAAAACAAGCTAAAACGGAAGTCGCAACTAAACCTGTGGTGGTCGCGCCAGCGACAAAAATCACCGATGCAGACATTAGTGGTATCGATATTCTTGAGATTGAAGATGCTTGTGAATCTCTTTGGTCTGTGGGGATTTTTGCCCGAACTGGTATGGGATGTACCGGTCCGATAGTGATGATTGCGGCGGCAGATAAAGATAAGGCTAGAGAACACTTACACACTAAGCAGTATTTGTAA
- the grdC gene encoding glycine/sarcosine/betaine reductase complex component C subunit beta: MGFAVIKGISYILAHTPDILVQHGAVQVATRKRNPQDPYLQQLQDHLRPYNEVVAYPANQCYIGNIMPEALTDLSQPWYEHKADAERLGKYGDILSEEEFYALLQHVDVFDLVLLSPEFVAAYQDKFNDHPVLGALNLLQDANTETMAKMQAFVDLHQAEPLILNGELVGCVKQAHDEDENLSGHIMLENLCAKATGVIAVLNLKTQGIDLSTVEYIIECSEEACGDVNQRGGGNFAKAIGESSGCINATGSDVRGFCAAPAHAFTTAAALVKAGVFKHVLVVAGGAVAKLGMNGRDHVAKNMPVLEDVLAGFACLISENDGVNPIINTDIIGRHTVGTGSSPQAVMTSLISKPLTDNGMTMLQIDKYSVEMHNPEITKPAGAGNVPEANYKMIAALAVKEGLLDRKQLPDFVIEHGMPGWAPTQGHIPSGVPFVGFGRDMILNGDINNFMMVGKGSLFLGRMTNLFDGLSFVVQKNPGITTDSGIDEARIKQLIAEAMKNVAQNMLTLEQDSAK, from the coding sequence ATGGGATTTGCAGTAATTAAAGGCATTAGCTATATCCTTGCTCATACACCGGATATTTTAGTTCAGCACGGTGCAGTTCAGGTTGCTACTCGTAAAAGAAACCCACAAGATCCTTATCTTCAGCAGTTGCAGGATCACTTACGGCCCTACAATGAGGTTGTCGCTTATCCGGCTAACCAGTGTTATATCGGTAATATTATGCCTGAAGCACTGACTGATTTGTCACAGCCCTGGTATGAGCACAAAGCTGATGCTGAACGCTTAGGTAAATACGGTGACATCCTGAGTGAGGAGGAGTTTTATGCCTTACTACAACATGTAGATGTGTTTGATCTGGTACTGCTTTCTCCTGAGTTTGTTGCTGCTTATCAAGATAAATTTAACGATCATCCTGTGCTGGGAGCATTGAACCTGCTACAGGACGCGAATACTGAAACGATGGCGAAAATGCAGGCCTTCGTTGATTTACATCAGGCTGAGCCGCTTATCCTTAACGGCGAACTTGTCGGCTGTGTAAAACAAGCTCATGACGAAGATGAGAACTTGTCTGGCCATATTATGTTAGAAAATCTCTGCGCCAAGGCTACCGGAGTTATTGCAGTATTAAACCTCAAGACTCAAGGGATAGATCTGTCGACTGTTGAATACATTATCGAGTGTTCTGAAGAAGCGTGTGGAGATGTCAATCAACGTGGTGGTGGTAACTTTGCCAAAGCCATCGGTGAATCTTCCGGTTGTATTAATGCCACTGGTTCTGATGTACGTGGATTCTGCGCCGCTCCCGCTCATGCATTTACCACCGCCGCGGCCTTGGTTAAAGCAGGCGTGTTTAAACATGTCTTGGTTGTTGCCGGTGGCGCCGTAGCCAAACTAGGCATGAATGGCCGCGATCATGTCGCTAAAAATATGCCGGTATTGGAAGATGTGTTGGCTGGGTTTGCTTGTCTAATCAGCGAGAATGATGGGGTAAACCCGATCATTAATACTGACATTATTGGTCGCCATACCGTGGGGACTGGTTCATCGCCACAAGCGGTGATGACCAGCTTAATCTCTAAGCCATTAACAGATAATGGTATGACAATGCTGCAAATTGACAAGTATTCTGTCGAAATGCACAACCCAGAAATTACCAAGCCTGCTGGTGCCGGAAACGTGCCAGAAGCTAACTACAAAATGATTGCTGCACTTGCAGTAAAAGAGGGCTTACTGGACCGTAAACAGTTGCCTGATTTTGTCATCGAGCACGGTATGCCTGGTTGGGCACCGACTCAGGGCCACATTCCATCAGGTGTGCCATTTGTAGGATTTGGTCGCGATATGATCCTCAATGGCGATATCAATAATTTTATGATGGTGGGTAAGGGCAGCTTGTTCCTCGGACGTATGACCAACTTGTTTGATGGTTTGAGTTTCGTGGTGCAAAAGAACCCAGGTATTACCACAGACTCAGGTATTGATGAAGCTCGTATCAAGCAATTGATTGCCGAGGCGATGAAAAATGTTGCCCAAAACATGCTGACACTCGAACAAGACAGCGCTAAGTAA
- the grdA gene encoding glycine/sarcosine/betaine reductase complex selenoprotein A has product MFTNKKVIILGDRDGVPGQAIEACINTTGAQVLFSTTECFVUTSAGAMDLENQKRIKSLAEEYGPENVVVILGGAEAESSGLACETVTNGDPTFAGPLAGVQLGLSCYHVVEPEVKNAVNADVYDEQIGMMEMVLDVDEIVAEVKSYRTQFGKYL; this is encoded by the coding sequence ATGTTCACTAATAAAAAAGTCATTATTTTAGGTGATCGAGATGGTGTTCCTGGTCAAGCAATCGAAGCTTGCATTAACACTACGGGTGCCCAAGTGCTGTTCTCTACTACAGAATGCTTTGTCTGAACAAGCGCAGGCGCTATGGATCTAGAAAATCAAAAGCGGATCAAATCACTCGCTGAAGAATATGGACCAGAAAATGTGGTCGTGATTCTTGGTGGTGCTGAAGCTGAGTCTTCAGGCCTTGCGTGTGAAACTGTCACCAACGGTGATCCAACTTTTGCAGGTCCACTAGCCGGAGTTCAGTTAGGACTCTCTTGTTACCATGTGGTTGAGCCAGAAGTAAAAAATGCAGTCAATGCGGACGTTTATGACGAACAAATTGGCATGATGGAAATGGTATTAGATGTAGACGAAATTGTGGCTGAAGTGAAAAGCTACCGTACCCAGTTTGGTAAATATCTTTAA